The sequence below is a genomic window from Candidatus Kryptonium sp..
ATATTCGCAATGAGGGTTATCCGTTGAGAATGGCTGAATTGATAGCGACTCTTGAAGCTCCTGTTTATGTTGAACGGGTTGCTCTCACTGATGCCAAAAACATGGCGAAAGCAAGAAAAGCTGTTAGAAAGGCTTTACAAATTCAAATTGAGGGCAAAGGTTTTGCTTTCGTTGAAGCGCTTTCCACTTGCCCAACTGGTTGGGGAATGAATCCGCCAGAAGCTGAGAAATGGGTAAATGAGGTAATGACAAAGTATTTCCCGCTTGGCGTTTTTAAAGATATTTCTGATAAAGTTGAACCTGTAAAGTTTGATAAAAAGGTTTTAACACCTGAAGAGATCAAAAAAGCGATCGGAGTTAATGGAGATAGCGCAACTTATGTTAAGAATTATCGCAAGAACATAATCCCAGAAAAATATAAAAATCCAAAGATAAAAGTCGCTGGTTTCGGAGGTCAAGGAATACTCCTGCTTGGTCTTGTACTGGCTCAGGCAGGGATGCTTGAAGAATATCATGTCTCTTGGCTTCCATCCTATGGTCCAGAAATGAGAGGTGGAACCGCAAATTGCCATGTGAATATCTCTGAAACTGAAATTGCTTCCCCCCTTGTTTCAATTCCGACTGTTTTAATAGCGATGAACAGACCTTCGCTTGAAAAATTTCAACCAACAGTTAAATCTGGTGGGATAATCTTTTACGATAACTCTTTAATTGATATTGAACCATCAAGGAAAGATGTTGAAATTGTTCCTGTGCCAGCAACTAAGATTGCAGATGATATCGGCTCAACTAAGGTTGCAAATATGGTTATGCTTGGTGCATATATCGGTTATACTGGTGTTCTAACGAAAGATAGCATTTTTGATGCACTTGATATAACTGTTAAAAGAAGAGAACTCAACGAGCTAAATCGGCGAGCAATTGAAGAGGGAATTAAATTCGTTTTATGAAAAATTAAAGGGGCTGATACACTCAGCCCCTTTTTGTTAATTTTAAAACTTCATTGAAAACCATATCAACTGTCAATAGTTTCATGCATTTCATATAATCCTCACCTTTTCTATTACAAAAATCAAGATGGCAAGGATGACATTCAACATCAAATCTTAATGCCTTGTGTCCCTTGCTCTCTGGGTAAGGAAACCATATATCTTCTTCTCCCGGTCCGAAAATTCCAATTGTTTTTGTTCCAACTGCGACAGAAATATGCATTGGCCCACAATCGTTTGAGATGTAAAGTTCAAGATGTGAAAGCACACTGGCTAATTGACGAAGTTCAAGCGAATCAAGAAGAAATATATTCTTTTTCAATGTCATATTGAAAACCTCGGTTGCTAATTCTGTTTCTTTTTCTGAGTGGGTTATAACTACATTTGCGTTAAGTTTTGAGACAATTCTATCAGCAAGGTTAGCGAAGTTTTCTTTTAACCACATTTTTGCTGGCCATGTTGCCCCTGGATGTATTCCAATAGTTTTTTTGTTTATGTCAACACCTTTGCTTTTTAGATAATTAATTGCCCATCTTTTTTCTTCGTCTGTTAGAAAAATTTCGGTTTTGATATCATCGTATGATAAAGGTTCGTTAAATTTGATTCCAATTGGCTGCAAATAGTCAAGGTGAAATTTGATTGCATTTTTTCTTTCGCTACTTCTCGGAATTGGATGAGTATATAGATATTTTCTCCAACTGAATGCTCCGCCAACCCTGGTTTTAGCTCCACTTAGGAAGGACAAGATCGCACTGCGCGGATTCCCGAATAGATCAATCACAAGATCAAATTTTTTAGATCTTAATTTCCTAATAAAATCAATTTGTTCCTTTAAATCCCAACTGAAATCAAAAGGTATTAACTCGTCAAGATACGGATTATTTTCAAGAAGTGCTATTGCGTTTTTATCTCCCAAATAAGCGATGAATGAGTTTGGAAATTTGCCCCGCACCGCTCTCACAACTGGGGTTGTTAGAACGATGTCACCAATGAAGCGGAGACGGGTGATCAAAATTTTATGAAAGTTCATTTTGTGAATTTGAAATTTTTTTAACAAATTTAAACAGAAAAAAGTAATTGAAAAAGAAAGGTT
It includes:
- a CDS encoding 2-oxoacid:acceptor oxidoreductase family protein, translating into MATSTVLKKPTAFYEIFERKPDADKINTHYCPGCGHGKLHKLIAEAIEDFGIQDRVIMINPVGCSVFLYYYFDVGHIQVAHGRAPAVATGIKRVHPHSIVISYQGDGDLGAIGGNEILHAANRGEHITVFFVNNAIYGMTGGQMAPTTLPGMKTTTTPRGRDIRNEGYPLRMAELIATLEAPVYVERVALTDAKNMAKARKAVRKALQIQIEGKGFAFVEALSTCPTGWGMNPPEAEKWVNEVMTKYFPLGVFKDISDKVEPVKFDKKVLTPEEIKKAIGVNGDSATYVKNYRKNIIPEKYKNPKIKVAGFGGQGILLLGLVLAQAGMLEEYHVSWLPSYGPEMRGGTANCHVNISETEIASPLVSIPTVLIAMNRPSLEKFQPTVKSGGIIFYDNSLIDIEPSRKDVEIVPVPATKIADDIGSTKVANMVMLGAYIGYTGVLTKDSIFDALDITVKRRELNELNRRAIEEGIKFVL
- a CDS encoding glycosyltransferase family 9 protein; the protein is MNFHKILITRLRFIGDIVLTTPVVRAVRGKFPNSFIAYLGDKNAIALLENNPYLDELIPFDFSWDLKEQIDFIRKLRSKKFDLVIDLFGNPRSAILSFLSGAKTRVGGAFSWRKYLYTHPIPRSSERKNAIKFHLDYLQPIGIKFNEPLSYDDIKTEIFLTDEEKRWAINYLKSKGVDINKKTIGIHPGATWPAKMWLKENFANLADRIVSKLNANVVITHSEKETELATEVFNMTLKKNIFLLDSLELRQLASVLSHLELYISNDCGPMHISVAVGTKTIGIFGPGEEDIWFPYPESKGHKALRFDVECHPCHLDFCNRKGEDYMKCMKLLTVDMVFNEVLKLTKRG